In Brassica rapa cultivar Chiifu-401-42 chromosome A06, CAAS_Brap_v3.01, whole genome shotgun sequence, a single window of DNA contains:
- the LOC103871212 gene encoding nuclear pore complex protein NUP50A isoform X1: MGDSESAQPPSKKRGALKQLSRENPDDDEDVSADFESGTFKKASDEVLASRRIVRIKRKEPSAAPPAATTNPFAGIQLLPTTTAPASATVVESKLTPAEAVVEDNQKETDNDEDGDEVESKKVDDVKESAEEETKDENQCGKTSDDQTTHEDVDKTVQGTDQTEDLVQKESGGDKEGDEADKNGDNTGSLSSFQQHSSIKNAFTGLATTDSSGPKFSFGDASGSPFGFGLPSSNSPSLFGASLTKKSEGSSGFPPKQEVSVETGEENEEAAFSADSIMFEYLDGGWRERGKGEVKVNVSSNGGKARLVMRAKGNYRLILNASLYPEMKLASMDKKGITFACVNSEGRDGLSTFALKFKDPTIVEEFRVAVDKHKGSKPVETAPALKTPENSPTATDA, encoded by the coding sequence ATGGGAGACTCAGAAAGCGCGCAGCCTCCTTCAAAAAAGAGAGGTGCTTTGAAGCAGCTCTCTCGTGAGAATCcagatgatgatgaggatgttTCAGCTGACTTTGAGAGTGGGACTTTCAAGAAGGCCAGTGATGAGGTTTTGGCTAGTAGGAGAATCGTTAGAATCAAGCGCAAAGAGCCTTCTGCTGCACCTCCTGCAGCAACGACCAATCCCTTTGCTGGAATTCAACTGCTCCCTACTACTACTGCACCTGCTTCAGCCACTGTGGTTGAGTCTAAGTTGACTCCAGCTGAAGCTGTAGTTGAGGACAATCAAAAGGAAACTGATAACGATGAGGACGGTGATGAGGTTGAGAGCAAGAAGGTTGATGATGTTAAAGAATCTGCTGAGGAAGAGACTAAAGATGAGAATCAGTGTGGAAAGACATCTGATGACCAAACTACTCATGAGGATGTAGACAAGACGGTCCAAGGAACAGACCAAACTGAGGATCTTGTTCAGAAGGAATCAGGTGGTGATAAAGAAGGTGATGAAGCAGACAAGAACGGTGATAATACTGGCTCTTTGAGTTCGTTCCAACAGCATTCAAGCATCAAAAACGCATTCACCGGGCTCGCCACTACAGACTCTTCCGGTCCTAAGTTCTCATTTGGTGATGCTTCTGGATCTCCCTTTGGTTTCGGCCTTCCAAGCAGCAACAGCCCTTCTCTCTTCGGTGCATCCCTTACCAAGAAGAGTGAAGGTAGTAGTGGGTTTCCTCCAAAGCAAGAAGTTTCAGTAGAAACAGGAGAAGAGAACGAGGAAGCTGCCTTCTCAGCTGATTCGATCATGTTCGAGTATCTAGACGGAGGATGGAGAGAGCGTGGTAAAGGAGAAGTCAAGGTAAACGTCTCAAGCAACGGTGGTAAAGCAAGGCTGGTCATGAGAGCTAAAGGGAACTACAGGTTGATCTTAAACGCGAGTCTCTACCCTGAAATGAAACTTGCGAGCATGGACAAGAAAGGAATCACATTCGCCTGTGTGAATAGTGAAGGCAGAGATGGTCTCTCTACATTTGCACTCAAGTTCAAAGACCCAACGATCGTGGAAGAGTTTCGTGTAGCTGTTGACAAACATAAGGGCAGTAAACCAGTTGAAACAGCTCCGGCTTTGAAGACACCTGAGAATTCTCCTACAGCTACAGATGCTTGA